A genomic region of Deinococcus sp. KSM4-11 contains the following coding sequences:
- a CDS encoding glycerol-3-phosphate acyltransferase: protein MLFLSVLLLAVAFLVGSAPVGHTLLARVGVDGRTNNPYNLGVENVLRRVGPGLAITTALLDAAKGFLAVLMAASLHLPEVAVLGALAAYLGHLNPPPRLYGPMPPRGRGNLVLLGVLAGLAVTGAVPLWAAALPVVVYAGVSGYWGFVSMGTLAGLLAFAVAVALLPTPVTAKLAGLGLLLAATWRFKENLGRILDGTEPRLGDQVPLAGKRADEVVTAFMIHPMTVENFWQTRRFAWLKPLVERGLISEASVRDLAKTLRPMKVGELRGIRTVDGKSIRCYLLSSPLLPDVFRDDPELATRRAIEGARLARELGAEVFGLGAFWSVVGNKGLDVQAAVPEITVTNGGAYTSGTIKAAIPGILEHFAATGRDLGEATAAVVGANGVVAFGIARTIAPQVKRLIMVGRDMERLERSAATLRRAVKDTEIVTTTSYDQLKDASLIFTATSDPNPVIFPQHVQPGAWIFDEGRPVDVDESVRSVPGVRIIPGGVVRPPGGMTSNIDLQFGVGAVPACLAETLIIAATGEHQRKSLGPQTLTENINFFVEEAHTLGFEVVD, encoded by the coding sequence ATGCTGTTTCTGTCCGTGCTGCTCCTGGCCGTCGCGTTCCTCGTGGGGAGCGCCCCCGTCGGGCACACGCTGCTGGCGCGGGTGGGCGTCGATGGCAGGACGAACAATCCCTACAACCTCGGGGTCGAGAACGTCCTGCGCCGGGTCGGCCCCGGCCTGGCGATCACGACCGCACTGCTGGACGCCGCAAAGGGCTTTCTGGCGGTGCTGATGGCCGCCAGCCTGCACCTGCCCGAGGTGGCGGTGCTGGGCGCCCTGGCCGCGTACCTGGGGCACCTGAATCCGCCGCCGCGCCTGTACGGCCCGATGCCGCCGCGTGGCCGGGGAAACCTCGTGCTGCTGGGGGTGCTCGCCGGGCTGGCGGTCACGGGAGCGGTGCCGCTGTGGGCCGCCGCGCTGCCGGTCGTGGTCTACGCCGGGGTCAGCGGGTATTGGGGCTTCGTGTCGATGGGCACGCTGGCGGGCCTCCTGGCCTTCGCGGTGGCGGTGGCGCTGCTGCCCACGCCGGTCACGGCGAAACTCGCGGGGCTGGGGCTGCTGCTGGCCGCCACGTGGCGTTTCAAGGAGAACCTGGGCCGCATTCTGGACGGCACCGAGCCCCGGCTGGGCGATCAGGTGCCGCTGGCGGGCAAGCGTGCCGACGAGGTCGTGACGGCCTTCATGATCCACCCGATGACTGTGGAGAACTTCTGGCAGACGCGGCGCTTCGCGTGGCTGAAGCCCCTGGTCGAGCGCGGCCTGATCAGCGAGGCGAGCGTGCGCGACCTCGCCAAGACCCTGCGGCCCATGAAGGTCGGAGAGTTGCGCGGGATCCGCACGGTGGACGGCAAGAGCATCCGCTGTTACCTGCTCTCCAGCCCGCTGCTGCCGGACGTCTTCCGGGACGATCCGGAGCTGGCCACGCGCCGCGCCATCGAGGGCGCCCGCCTGGCGCGCGAACTCGGCGCGGAGGTCTTCGGCCTGGGGGCCTTCTGGTCCGTGGTGGGCAACAAGGGACTGGACGTGCAGGCTGCCGTGCCGGAGATCACGGTCACGAACGGCGGGGCGTACACGTCGGGCACCATCAAGGCCGCGATTCCCGGCATTCTGGAGCACTTCGCCGCCACGGGCCGCGACCTCGGCGAGGCGACCGCTGCGGTGGTCGGGGCCAACGGCGTGGTGGCCTTCGGGATCGCCCGCACGATTGCGCCGCAGGTGAAGCGGCTGATCATGGTGGGCCGCGACATGGAGCGGCTGGAACGCAGCGCCGCCACCCTGCGCCGGGCCGTGAAGGACACCGAGATCGTCACGACCACGTCCTACGATCAGCTCAAGGATGCATCGCTGATCTTCACGGCGACGAGCGACCCGAATCCGGTGATCTTCCCGCAGCACGTGCAGCCCGGCGCGTGGATCTTCGACGAGGGCCGCCCGGTCGATGTGGATGAGAGCGTGCGGAGCGTGCCCGGCGTGCGGATTATTCCGGGCGGCGTGGTGCGTCCGCCCGGCGGGATGACCAGCAACATCGATCTGCAATTCGGGGTGGGGGCCGTGCCCGCCTGCCTCGCGGAGACGCTGATCATCGCGGCGACGGGCGAGCACCAGCGCAAGAGCCTGGGGCCGCAGACGCTCACGGAGAACATCAACTTCTTCGTCGAGGAAGCGCACACGCTGGGCTTCGAGGTCGTGGACTGA
- a CDS encoding phospholipase D-like domain-containing protein: MWPAPNRCLSLLALLALSVCAPVRAAELPLLLGGLLPPQPLVTPATPCTAPTDHLALRLWELVRLEGGPDLTCGNAFQGFVRTPRSATVPEDAFQVTADQIRAAHSEVLLTTMEWRPGGVNPGMVFAQAVRDLHDRVLAHPEAYPQGMTIRLLLGGLPDFLRPDGATQVMSVAHDLRSLGVPLNDPTIGWTVTLLNYRYLPHSHVKLHVIDGTDLTVAGYNYTDWHLPASEPGGRDLHDVGLHMSGPVAQSGVAVFDDLWRNSRELVCPDGVGADEVTVRCALQPAAPPSHPAVVRAAVTTGSAHAFMLYRRTGVDQADLAHLALLDAARTQVDLMQADFGPPLTCWYAYLNPSTCPTRDWTTYMTEVLSALRRGVHVRLLLVDYGIGAAPNRSGVALLRRELHRRGMDDRFEARYTTFNMHTKALTVDHELVITGSMNFHFASWGSLGLAEAALATDDPTAVAEQEASFNEVWAHGSRPVPEERWLPNVVQDLVN; this comes from the coding sequence ATGTGGCCAGCCCCGAACCGTTGCCTGTCCCTGCTGGCGCTGCTGGCCCTGAGTGTCTGCGCCCCGGTCCGCGCGGCCGAACTGCCGCTCCTCCTGGGAGGCCTGCTTCCGCCCCAGCCCCTGGTGACGCCCGCCACCCCCTGCACAGCCCCCACGGATCACCTGGCCCTGCGGCTGTGGGAACTCGTGCGGCTGGAGGGCGGCCCTGACCTGACCTGCGGGAACGCCTTCCAGGGCTTCGTGCGGACACCCCGCAGCGCCACGGTGCCCGAGGACGCGTTTCAGGTGACGGCGGATCAGATCCGCGCGGCGCACAGCGAGGTGCTGCTGACCACCATGGAGTGGCGTCCGGGGGGCGTGAATCCCGGCATGGTGTTCGCCCAGGCGGTGCGTGACCTGCATGACCGCGTGCTTGCCCATCCGGAGGCGTATCCACAGGGCATGACGATCCGGCTGCTGCTGGGCGGCCTGCCGGATTTTCTACGGCCTGATGGGGCCACGCAGGTGATGTCGGTGGCCCACGACCTGCGCAGTCTGGGCGTGCCGCTCAATGACCCCACGATCGGGTGGACGGTCACGCTGCTGAACTACCGCTACCTGCCGCACAGCCACGTGAAGTTGCACGTCATCGACGGAACGGATCTGACGGTGGCCGGGTACAACTACACGGACTGGCACCTGCCCGCCTCCGAACCGGGGGGCCGTGACCTGCACGACGTGGGCCTGCATATGTCGGGCCCGGTCGCCCAGAGCGGCGTGGCGGTCTTCGACGACCTGTGGCGCAACAGCCGCGAACTGGTCTGCCCCGACGGCGTGGGCGCCGATGAGGTGACGGTTCGCTGCGCCTTACAGCCGGCCGCACCGCCCAGCCATCCGGCCGTCGTGCGCGCGGCGGTGACGACCGGTTCGGCCCACGCGTTCATGCTCTACCGCCGAACCGGTGTGGATCAGGCCGATCTGGCCCACCTGGCCCTGCTGGACGCGGCGCGCACGCAGGTCGACCTGATGCAGGCGGATTTCGGCCCTCCGCTGACGTGCTGGTACGCCTACCTGAATCCCTCGACCTGCCCCACCCGCGACTGGACGACATACATGACCGAGGTGCTCTCGGCCCTGCGGCGCGGCGTACACGTGCGGTTGCTGCTGGTGGACTACGGCATCGGGGCCGCGCCGAACCGCAGCGGCGTGGCCCTGCTGCGCCGGGAACTGCACCGCCGGGGGATGGATGACCGCTTCGAGGCGCGCTACACCACGTTCAACATGCACACCAAGGCCCTCACCGTGGATCACGAGCTGGTGATCACCGGCAGCATGAACTTCCACTTCGCGTCGTGGGGCAGCCTGGGGCTCGCAGAGGCGGCACTGGCAACCGACGATCCCACGGCGGTGGCCGAGCAGGAGGCGAGTTTCAATGAGGTCTGGGCGCATGGCAGCCGCCCGGTGCCTGAGGAGCGCTGGCTGCCGAACGTCGTGCAGGATCTGGTGAACTGA
- the ispH gene encoding 4-hydroxy-3-methylbut-2-enyl diphosphate reductase translates to MVERVFLAKPRGFCAGVVMAIQAVERAAVREEKPVTVYHSIVHNHTVVERLSAAHGVHFVEDLDAVDALPDGGETVVFSAHGISPAVRERARALGLATIDATCPLVTKVHTEAKKYAREGYTILLIGDSAQHQEVIGTRGEAPDSTVLVGVLGKSGAGLHDPHTVTVPDPLRVVVLTQTTLSVDDTRRTIDILKARFPALVVPPSEDLCYATKNRQDAVKAIAPRVDAFLVLTSTHSSNGMRLLELAHETCGRAERLDTVADLAHLDLTGVRSVGITSAASTPDDLVQAVVAHFRALNPALEVIEEGEWEDIEFREPRKILPTEALPRTMQ, encoded by the coding sequence GTGGTTGAGCGCGTGTTCCTGGCCAAGCCGCGCGGTTTCTGCGCGGGCGTCGTGATGGCCATCCAGGCAGTCGAGCGGGCGGCCGTGCGCGAGGAGAAGCCGGTTACGGTCTACCATTCCATCGTTCACAACCACACGGTGGTGGAGCGGCTGTCGGCGGCCCATGGCGTGCATTTCGTGGAGGATCTGGACGCGGTGGACGCCCTGCCGGACGGTGGCGAGACCGTCGTGTTCAGCGCGCACGGCATCAGCCCGGCGGTGCGGGAGCGGGCGCGCGCCCTGGGGCTGGCGACCATCGACGCGACCTGCCCGCTGGTCACGAAGGTGCACACCGAGGCGAAGAAGTACGCCCGCGAGGGCTACACGATCCTGCTGATCGGGGACAGCGCGCAGCACCAGGAGGTGATCGGCACCCGTGGGGAGGCGCCGGACAGCACCGTGCTGGTGGGCGTGCTGGGGAAATCAGGTGCCGGCCTGCACGATCCGCACACGGTCACGGTGCCCGATCCGCTCAGGGTGGTCGTGCTGACCCAGACGACCCTGAGCGTGGACGATACCCGGCGGACCATCGACATCCTGAAGGCGCGTTTCCCGGCGCTGGTGGTGCCGCCCAGCGAGGATCTGTGCTACGCCACGAAGAACCGGCAGGACGCCGTGAAGGCCATCGCGCCGCGCGTGGACGCGTTCCTGGTGCTGACGAGCACCCATTCCAGCAACGGGATGCGCCTGCTGGAACTGGCGCACGAGACCTGCGGGCGCGCGGAGCGGCTGGACACGGTGGCGGATCTGGCGCATCTCGACCTGACCGGGGTGCGGAGCGTGGGCATCACCTCGGCGGCCAGCACGCCGGACGATCTGGTGCAGGCGGTCGTGGCGCACTTCCGCGCCCTGAACCCGGCGCTCGAGGTGATTGAGGAAGGCGAGTGGGAGGACATCGAGTTCCGCGAGCCGAGGAAGATCCTGCCGACCGAGGCCCTGCCGCGCACCATGCAGTGA
- a CDS encoding DUF1294 domain-containing protein has product MSVSPVVLGALAVAFRVFVAWQVVWGVIAFVTVWRDKVLSSGNRRRVPERTLHRAEAWGGWLGSFVAQRVFRHKTRKATYQRVYRPIALCWLVAWVAVIGFRVVVA; this is encoded by the coding sequence GTGAGCGTCTCCCCAGTCGTCCTGGGGGCGCTGGCGGTGGCATTCCGGGTGTTCGTGGCGTGGCAGGTGGTGTGGGGAGTAATCGCGTTCGTGACGGTGTGGCGGGACAAGGTGCTCTCCTCGGGAAACCGGCGCCGCGTGCCGGAGCGGACGCTGCACCGGGCGGAAGCGTGGGGCGGGTGGCTGGGATCGTTCGTCGCCCAGCGGGTCTTCCGGCACAAGACGCGCAAGGCGACGTATCAGCGGGTGTATCGCCCGATCGCGCTGTGCTGGCTGGTGGCGTGGGTCGCGGTCATCGGATTCAGGGTCGTCGTGGCCTGA
- a CDS encoding [LysW]-aminoadipate kinase — MIVVKVGGSAGIDYDAVCADIATRWTAGEQLILVHGGSGETNRVAEALGHPPKFVTSPSGYTSRFTDRQTLEIFEMVYCGKMNKGIVERLQRLGVNAVGLSGLDGRIFEGRHKDSVRVVEDGKTKILRGDHTGTVEKVNTGLLELLLGAGYLPVLTPPASSYEGVAINVDGDRAAAALAVALKADALLLLSNVPGLLRAYPDESSLIHEIPANDVESYLEFAQDRMKKKVLGAAEAVQGGVKRVIFGDARAGQPVSAALAGAGTVVQ; from the coding sequence ATGATTGTGGTGAAGGTCGGCGGGAGTGCAGGAATCGATTACGACGCGGTGTGCGCGGACATTGCCACCCGCTGGACAGCCGGCGAGCAATTGATCCTCGTGCATGGTGGAAGCGGTGAGACGAACCGCGTGGCGGAGGCCCTGGGCCACCCGCCGAAGTTCGTGACCAGCCCCAGCGGCTACACCTCGCGCTTTACGGATCGGCAGACCCTGGAAATCTTCGAGATGGTGTACTGCGGCAAGATGAACAAGGGCATCGTCGAACGCCTGCAGCGCCTGGGCGTGAACGCTGTCGGCCTGTCGGGCCTGGACGGCCGCATCTTCGAGGGCCGCCACAAGGACAGTGTGCGCGTGGTCGAGGACGGCAAGACCAAGATCCTGCGCGGCGACCATACCGGTACGGTCGAGAAGGTCAACACGGGCCTGCTGGAACTGCTGCTGGGTGCGGGGTATCTGCCGGTGCTGACTCCCCCGGCCAGCAGTTACGAGGGCGTGGCCATCAATGTGGACGGCGACCGAGCCGCCGCCGCCCTGGCCGTGGCCCTGAAGGCCGACGCCCTGCTGCTGCTGTCGAACGTGCCCGGCCTGCTGCGCGCCTACCCGGACGAATCCAGCCTGATCCACGAGATTCCCGCGAACGACGTCGAGTCCTACCTGGAATTCGCGCAGGATCGCATGAAAAAGAAGGTGCTCGGCGCCGCCGAGGCCGTACAGGGGGGGGTGAAGCGCGTCATCTTCGGAGATGCGCGGGCCGGGCAACCCGTCAGTGCCGCGCTGGCCGGAGCGGGCACCGTCGTCCAGTAA
- a CDS encoding YbjQ family protein, with amino-acid sequence MAISLVSTSNELEGYRVVRQLGVVRGLTVRSRSVLGNLGASLQTLLGGNITLYTELAEKARQEAFDLMVQHAMQRGANAVIAMRYDANEITDGVTEVLAYGTAVVVEPR; translated from the coding sequence ATGGCCATTTCCCTGGTGTCCACATCCAACGAACTCGAAGGCTACCGCGTCGTGCGGCAATTGGGGGTGGTGCGCGGGCTGACCGTCCGCTCGCGCAGCGTGCTGGGCAACCTGGGCGCCTCGCTCCAGACGCTGCTGGGCGGCAACATCACCCTGTACACCGAGCTGGCCGAGAAGGCCCGCCAGGAGGCCTTCGATCTGATGGTGCAGCACGCCATGCAGCGCGGCGCGAACGCCGTGATCGCCATGCGCTACGACGCGAACGAGATCACGGACGGTGTGACGGAAGTCCTGGCCTATGGCACCGCCGTGGTCGTCGAGCCGCGCTGA
- a CDS encoding S1C family serine protease: MKRPLSILALTGTLALGAYAGFQVNDHISAQNAPAATATVPQGQMIPALAQSTPTSPATYDNGRARTESEANTVNVVKARENGLVYISVTESADSTPQAQLRQQFQQQLPFSLPDNTQPQTGTGSGFFVNAQGDIITNNHVVDGASEITIRLHGSKTTYKAKVIARAPDFDLALIRAEGVPQSAIQPIPLGDSDQLDVGLKAIAMGAPFDLDFSVSEGIISSLERTVPVGTKQVEQSVIQTDAAINPGNSGGPLLNSSGQVIGVNTQILTGGAGQSAGVGFAIPVNTVKKLLPQLQAGKGGVLQTPTLGIQFTDLAALTSTQRTQGKLPASGALIQQVAPNSPAAAAGLKGGSNNALSLGAGSQGQQNAVSTDGDIITAIDGQAITAGDDLRRAIIGKQIGDTVKLTVVRGGQTRTVTVDLKAFTFPTASQQ, translated from the coding sequence ATGAAACGTCCTCTGTCCATCCTGGCGCTGACCGGAACGCTCGCCCTCGGTGCTTACGCCGGGTTTCAGGTCAACGACCACATCTCCGCACAGAATGCGCCGGCGGCTACCGCCACCGTGCCGCAGGGCCAGATGATTCCGGCCCTCGCCCAGAGCACGCCCACCAGTCCCGCCACCTACGACAACGGACGCGCCCGCACCGAATCCGAGGCGAACACCGTGAACGTCGTCAAGGCCCGAGAGAACGGACTGGTGTACATCAGCGTAACCGAGAGCGCCGACAGCACTCCTCAGGCACAGCTGCGCCAGCAGTTCCAGCAGCAGCTGCCCTTCAGCCTGCCGGACAACACCCAGCCGCAGACCGGCACCGGCAGCGGCTTCTTCGTGAACGCCCAGGGCGACATCATCACGAACAACCACGTGGTCGACGGCGCCAGCGAGATCACCATCCGCCTGCACGGCAGCAAGACCACCTACAAGGCCAAGGTCATCGCCCGCGCGCCGGACTTCGACCTGGCCCTGATACGCGCCGAGGGCGTGCCGCAGAGCGCCATCCAGCCCATTCCGCTGGGCGACAGCGACCAGCTCGACGTGGGCCTCAAGGCCATCGCCATGGGCGCGCCCTTCGACCTGGACTTCAGCGTCTCCGAGGGCATCATCTCGTCGCTGGAGCGCACCGTTCCCGTGGGCACCAAGCAGGTCGAGCAGAGCGTCATCCAGACCGACGCCGCCATCAACCCCGGCAACTCCGGAGGGCCGCTGCTGAACTCCAGCGGGCAGGTCATCGGCGTGAACACCCAGATCCTCACCGGTGGGGCCGGACAGAGCGCGGGCGTGGGCTTCGCCATTCCCGTGAACACCGTCAAGAAACTCCTGCCGCAACTCCAGGCGGGGAAGGGCGGCGTGCTCCAGACGCCCACCCTGGGCATCCAGTTCACCGATCTGGCGGCCCTGACGAGCACCCAGCGCACCCAGGGCAAACTGCCGGCCAGCGGCGCGCTGATCCAGCAGGTGGCCCCGAACAGTCCCGCTGCCGCTGCCGGTCTCAAGGGCGGAAGCAACAACGCCCTGAGCCTCGGCGCGGGCAGCCAAGGCCAGCAGAACGCCGTGTCCACCGACGGCGACATCATCACTGCCATCGACGGGCAGGCGATCACGGCCGGCGACGACCTGCGCCGCGCGATCATCGGGAAGCAGATCGGCGACACGGTCAAGCTCACGGTCGTCCGGGGTGGTCAGACCCGCACGGTCACCGTCGACCTGAAGGCCTTCACCTTCCCCACCGCCAGCCAGCAGTAA
- a CDS encoding S1 RNA-binding domain-containing protein, which produces MVQLDSGAVAEGRITRVTDFGAFIQFENGETGLVHISQIAHSFVRNIHDHVREGENIEVKVLGRDERGRLDLSIKELLEEPEEVPRPRAIGRQSPQFEAKLRSFMRDAKERTHGGGGSAPKKPAGGKRKK; this is translated from the coding sequence TTGGTTCAGCTTGATTCCGGCGCGGTAGCAGAGGGCCGCATCACGCGCGTGACGGACTTCGGTGCGTTCATCCAGTTCGAGAACGGAGAAACTGGACTCGTGCACATCTCGCAGATTGCCCACTCCTTCGTGCGGAACATCCACGATCACGTCCGCGAGGGCGAGAACATCGAGGTGAAGGTGCTGGGCCGCGACGAACGTGGTCGCCTGGATCTGTCCATCAAGGAATTGCTGGAGGAACCGGAGGAAGTGCCGCGACCGCGGGCCATTGGCCGGCAGAGTCCGCAGTTCGAGGCCAAACTGCGTTCGTTCATGCGGGACGCCAAGGAGCGGACGCATGGTGGCGGCGGCAGCGCGCCGAAGAAACCCGCCGGCGGCAAACGCAAGAAATAA
- a CDS encoding MazG family protein — protein sequence MLELLSIMRRLRGPGGCPWDQEQTHESLRPYLLEEAAEAVDAVTTGNRAELASELGDVLLQVAFHSVIAEEQGTFAYADVERAIVEKLVRRHPHVFGTVSVSGSGEVVANWQAIKAAEHGGQPRRPADRVPSGLGALARETQTQRLAGQQGQRAVVQAALDTALDTPEGVATVLEAVVAWARAHDIDAELALREHTQGRLDALPVPPG from the coding sequence ATGCTGGAACTGCTGTCCATCATGCGCCGACTGCGTGGTCCCGGAGGCTGTCCGTGGGATCAGGAGCAGACGCACGAGTCGCTGCGCCCCTACCTGCTCGAGGAAGCGGCGGAGGCCGTGGATGCGGTCACCACCGGCAACCGTGCGGAACTGGCGTCCGAACTCGGGGACGTGCTGCTGCAGGTCGCCTTCCACAGCGTCATCGCCGAAGAACAGGGCACCTTCGCGTACGCCGACGTGGAGCGGGCCATCGTGGAGAAACTCGTGCGCCGCCACCCGCACGTGTTCGGCACGGTGTCGGTCTCCGGCAGTGGAGAGGTCGTGGCCAATTGGCAGGCGATCAAGGCGGCCGAGCACGGTGGCCAGCCACGACGCCCGGCCGACCGGGTGCCGTCGGGTCTGGGCGCGCTGGCCCGCGAGACACAGACGCAACGCCTGGCCGGCCAGCAGGGCCAGCGTGCCGTAGTGCAGGCGGCCCTCGATACTGCACTGGACACGCCCGAGGGAGTGGCCACGGTGCTGGAGGCGGTCGTGGCGTGGGCCAGGGCACACGACATCGACGCCGAACTCGCCCTCCGGGAACACACCCAGGGTCGGCTGGACGCCCTGCCCGTGCCTCCCGGATGA
- a CDS encoding CoA pyrophosphatase — MSTDPPGSRDPLNDLLIDPWQDWISERQRSALHLPEFRRAAVLVGLTRESDPRVLLTVRSADLPTHKGQVSFPGGSLEAGETPVRAALREAWEEVGLDTSGVTVLGELDDVFTPIGFHVTPVLARLPADLHLTLSGEVAQLLLPTLSALRAIVPREDLRTLPDGQRITLYTYPWGGHDIWGMTARVLHDLLAAGPQ, encoded by the coding sequence GTGAGCACAGATCCGCCCGGGTCACGCGACCCGCTGAATGACCTGCTGATCGATCCCTGGCAGGACTGGATCTCAGAACGCCAGCGCTCGGCCCTGCATCTGCCGGAGTTCCGCCGCGCGGCCGTGCTGGTCGGTCTGACCCGCGAGTCCGATCCGCGCGTGCTGCTGACCGTACGCTCGGCCGACCTGCCCACCCACAAGGGTCAGGTGAGTTTTCCCGGCGGCAGCCTGGAAGCGGGGGAAACGCCCGTGCGGGCGGCGCTGCGCGAGGCGTGGGAGGAAGTGGGCCTGGACACCTCGGGCGTCACCGTCCTGGGCGAACTCGACGATGTGTTCACACCCATCGGCTTCCATGTGACGCCGGTGCTGGCGCGCCTGCCGGCCGACCTGCACCTGACCCTGTCCGGCGAGGTCGCGCAGCTGCTGCTGCCCACCCTGTCGGCTCTGCGGGCCATCGTTCCACGCGAGGATCTGCGCACACTGCCCGATGGCCAGCGCATCACGCTGTACACCTACCCCTGGGGCGGGCATGACATCTGGGGCATGACCGCGCGGGTGCTGCATGACCTGCTGGCTGCCGGGCCACAGTAG
- a CDS encoding DUF4384 domain-containing protein: MNKILMIPAALLLSTAAAAPKISAQSIIVNPTTPDLSVSVRIDKDTTGNQNPAYKVGEGITVSATVNQDAYVYLFNVNPDGSVDQILPNRLSENNMVKANTTKSFPAEGDNFKYTVAGPIGQNKVLALASLTPLNLDQLSSFKTQQDQFATVNAKTQAGLAQALSIVVSPLPQNSWVSDTAFYTVAAVNPVATGSLFVGTNVANATVTLNGQRLGGANVTYSNLRAGTFPIRVQAPGFRDFSTSVTIRGGSTTNVNVEFAQVATPAPVVSANFTVSIRSGVNGARVFVDGTEAGTIRNGGLDVQVARGAHEIVVIAPGFRTFLSTYNVTTNGQITINQVK, from the coding sequence ATGAACAAGATCCTGATGATTCCCGCAGCCCTGCTGCTGAGCACCGCCGCCGCCGCCCCGAAGATCAGTGCCCAGAGCATTATCGTCAACCCCACCACGCCGGATCTGAGCGTCTCCGTCCGCATCGACAAGGACACCACCGGTAACCAGAACCCCGCGTACAAGGTGGGCGAAGGCATCACCGTGAGCGCCACTGTGAACCAGGACGCCTACGTGTACCTGTTCAACGTGAACCCCGACGGTAGCGTCGACCAGATCCTCCCCAACCGCCTGAGCGAGAACAACATGGTCAAGGCCAACACGACCAAGTCGTTCCCCGCCGAAGGGGACAACTTCAAGTACACGGTCGCCGGTCCCATCGGTCAGAACAAGGTACTGGCGCTGGCTAGCCTGACGCCGCTGAACCTCGACCAGCTCAGCTCCTTCAAGACCCAGCAGGATCAGTTCGCGACCGTGAATGCCAAGACGCAGGCCGGACTGGCCCAGGCCCTCAGTATCGTCGTGAGCCCCCTGCCGCAGAACTCGTGGGTCAGCGACACCGCGTTCTACACCGTTGCCGCTGTGAACCCCGTCGCGACCGGCAGCCTGTTCGTCGGCACGAACGTGGCCAACGCGACCGTGACGCTGAACGGTCAGCGTCTGGGCGGTGCGAACGTCACGTACTCCAACCTGCGCGCTGGCACCTTCCCGATCCGCGTCCAGGCTCCCGGCTTCCGTGACTTCTCCACCTCCGTCACGATCCGTGGCGGCAGCACCACCAACGTGAACGTCGAGTTCGCCCAGGTGGCCACGCCCGCGCCCGTCGTCTCCGCCAACTTCACTGTCAGCATCCGCAGCGGTGTCAACGGCGCCCGCGTGTTCGTGGACGGCACCGAGGCCGGCACCATCCGCAACGGCGGCCTGGATGTCCAGGTGGCGCGCGGTGCCCACGAGATCGTCGTGATCGCCCCCGGTTTCCGCACCTTCCTGAGCACCTACAACGTCACCACCAACGGCCAGATCACCATCAACCAGGTGAAGTAA